A DNA window from Parabacteroides johnsonii DSM 18315 contains the following coding sequences:
- a CDS encoding DUF6249 domain-containing protein, translating to MMDFIMVPLTTGIVFAAIYGLFELFVRRKERLAIIEKIGEKLDASAFEGKMRLPSYGGTRFSFSSLKAGCLLVGIGLGVLVGFFLNIMVVGGGLSELRHFEEERLIGAAYGASVLLFGGLGLIIAFVIETNMKKKEDK from the coding sequence ATGATGGATTTTATTATGGTCCCACTGACGACGGGGATTGTTTTTGCAGCTATTTACGGTTTGTTTGAATTGTTCGTGCGCCGGAAAGAACGGTTGGCGATTATCGAGAAGATTGGAGAGAAATTGGATGCTTCGGCTTTTGAGGGCAAGATGCGTCTGCCGTCTTACGGAGGGACGCGCTTCTCGTTCAGTTCCTTGAAGGCAGGTTGTCTGTTGGTGGGGATCGGTTTGGGAGTGCTGGTCGGTTTCTTCTTGAATATTATGGTGGTCGGTGGTGGATTGTCTGAATTGCGCCATTTTGAAGAGGAGCGGTTGATCGGTGCAGCCTATGGCGCGTCCGTTCTTTTGTTCGGCGGTTTGGGGTTGATTATCGCGTTCGTTATTGAGACGAATATGAAGAAAAAAGAAGATAAGTAA